A single window of Malus sylvestris chromosome 5, drMalSylv7.2, whole genome shotgun sequence DNA harbors:
- the LOC126620656 gene encoding cytochrome c6, chloroplastic-like isoform X1: MLLTSLVSNSPNGTFCLPKGAVKQGGGHNPIPQKQEEWKSLKSLAPPLLAAVLTLSPLSITPVSHAQAIDVQRGAALFRRTCIGCHDAGGNIIQPGATLFTKDLQRNGVDTEEEIYRVTYFGKGRMPGFGEKCAPRGQCTFGARLQDEEIKILAEFVKLQADQNWPNILIEDK; this comes from the exons ATGCTGCTTACATCTCTGGTATCTAATAGCCCTAATGGTACCTTTTGCCTCCCAAag GGTGCAGTGAAGCAAGGAGGAGGACACAACCCAATTCCTCAAAAGCAAGAAGAATGGAAGTCTCTCAAGAGCTTGGCTCCTCCCTTATTGGCTGCAGTTCTGACTTTATCTCCACTCTCAATCACCCCTG TCTCGCATGCGCAAGCCATTGATGTTCAAAGAGGAGCTGCATTGTTTCGTAGAACTTGCATTGGATGTCATGATGCAGGTGGAAACATAATACAACCA GGTGCAACACTCTTTACTAAAGACCTACAGAG AAACGGAGTTGATACAGAAGAGGAGATATACCGTGTTACTTACTTTGGAAAGGGAAGAATGCCG GGTTTTGGTGAGAAATGCGCGCCAAGGGGCCAGTGCACTTTTGGAGCCCGTTTGCAGGATGAAGAGATAAAGATTTTGGCTGAGTTTGTGAAGTTACAGGCTGATCAAAACTGGCCGAACATTTTAATTGAAGACAAATGA
- the LOC126620656 gene encoding cytochrome c6, chloroplastic-like isoform X2, which translates to MVPFASQRVCSYIQGAVKQGGGHNPIPQKQEEWKSLKSLAPPLLAAVLTLSPLSITPVSHAQAIDVQRGAALFRRTCIGCHDAGGNIIQPGATLFTKDLQRNGVDTEEEIYRVTYFGKGRMPGFGEKCAPRGQCTFGARLQDEEIKILAEFVKLQADQNWPNILIEDK; encoded by the exons ATGGTACCTTTTGCCTCCCAAag AGTGTGTTCTTATATACAGGGTGCAGTGAAGCAAGGAGGAGGACACAACCCAATTCCTCAAAAGCAAGAAGAATGGAAGTCTCTCAAGAGCTTGGCTCCTCCCTTATTGGCTGCAGTTCTGACTTTATCTCCACTCTCAATCACCCCTG TCTCGCATGCGCAAGCCATTGATGTTCAAAGAGGAGCTGCATTGTTTCGTAGAACTTGCATTGGATGTCATGATGCAGGTGGAAACATAATACAACCA GGTGCAACACTCTTTACTAAAGACCTACAGAG AAACGGAGTTGATACAGAAGAGGAGATATACCGTGTTACTTACTTTGGAAAGGGAAGAATGCCG GGTTTTGGTGAGAAATGCGCGCCAAGGGGCCAGTGCACTTTTGGAGCCCGTTTGCAGGATGAAGAGATAAAGATTTTGGCTGAGTTTGTGAAGTTACAGGCTGATCAAAACTGGCCGAACATTTTAATTGAAGACAAATGA
- the LOC126623694 gene encoding lecithin-cholesterol acyltransferase-like 4 isoform X1, protein MAMLLEDILKSVELWLKLIKKTQPYVDPNLDPVLLVPGIAGSVLNAVDEESGAEERVWVRILGADYMFRTKLWSRFDPSTGKTVSLDPNTRIVVPEGRYGLEAIDALDPDMVIGQECVYYFHDMIVELTKWGFQEGTTLFGFGYDFRQSNRLQETLDRLAAKLEAVYNASGGKKITIITHSMGGLLVKCFMCLHSDVFEKYVNKWIAIAAPFQGAPGYVTSTFLNGMSFVDGWEQNFFISKWSMHQLLIECPSVYELMACLDFQWEHPPLLEMWRGRPDGDERSQIMLESYPLVESVQIFKEALANNTVNYNVEDIPLPFNMEILKWANETRKIISRAKLPPQVKFYNIYGMNLETPHSVCYGNEETPVTDLQQLRYFQPTYVCVDGDGTVPVESAKADGLDAVARVGVPGEHRGILCERHVFRILKHWLKADHDPYYNPVNDYVILPTAFEMERHRENGREVTSVKEEWEIISECQDADEKPVVSSVSVSDAGAEACATLTVHPRNEGKQHVELNARSVSVDA, encoded by the exons ATGGCGATGCTTTTGGAGGATATTCTGAAGTCGGTGGAGCTCTGGTTAAAGCTGATCAAGAAGACCCAGCCTTACGTGGACCCCAATCTCGACCCTGTTCTGCTAGTTCCGGGCATCGCCGGTTCGGTCTTGAACGCCGTCGATGAAGAGAGTGGTGCGGAGGAGCGCGTTTGGGTTCGAATCCTCGGTGCTGACTACATGTTCCGGACCAAGCTTTGGTCTCGTTTCGATCCTTCAACAG GCAAAACTGTGTCTTTGGATCCAAACACAAGGATAGTGGTTCCTGAAGGTAGATATGGACTTGAGGCAATCGACGCCTTGGACCCTGACATG GTCATTGGACAGGAGTGTGTATATTATTTCCATGACATGATTGTTGAATTAACCAAGTGGGGTTTCCAAGAGGGAACGACACTTTTTGGGTTTGGTTATGATTTCCGCCAAAGCAACAG gtTGCAGGAGACATTGGATCGCTTAGCTGCAAAACTAGAGGCAGTGTATAATGCTTCTGGAGGGAAAAAGATAACCATCATAACTCATTCTATGGGGGGCCTTCTAGTGAAATGTTTCATGTGCTTGCATAGTGAT GTTTTTGAGAAATATGTGAACAAGTGGATTGCAATTGCTGCACCATTCCAGG GTGCACCTGGATATGTCACTTCTACCTTTTTAAATGGAATGTCATTTGTTGACGGGTGGGAACAGaatttttttatatcaaaatggaGCATGCACCAACTG CTTATTGAGTGCCCGTCAGTATATGAATTGATGGCTTGTCTTGATTTTCAATGGGAACATCCTCCGCTTTTGGAAATGTGGAGAGGTAGGCCAGATGGTGATGAGAGATCTCAAATTATGCTAGAGTCTTACCCCCTGGTAGAGAGCGTCCAGATTTTTAAGGAGGCTCTTGCAAATAATACG GTCAATTATAACGTTGAAGATATTCCCCTACCATTTAATATGGAAATCTTGAAATGGGCTAATGAAACACGCAAGATTATATCTCGGGCGAAACTTCCTCCTCAAGTTAAATTCTACAACATATACGGGATGAATCTCGAGACACCTCATAGTGTTTG CTATGGAAACGAGGAAACACCGGTCACAGATCTACAACAGCTACGCTATTTCCAG CCTACGTATGTATGCGTCGACGGTGATGGGACAGTTCCGGTAGAATCAGCTAAG GCAGATGGTCTCGATGCTGTAGCAAGGGTTGGAGTCCCTGGCGAGCACCGAGGAATTCTTTGCGAGCGCCATGTGTTCCGGATACTCAAGCACTGGTTGAAGGCGGACCATGACCCGTACTACAACCCGGTAAACGACTACGTGATTCTACCCACTGCATTCGAAATGGAGAGGCACAGAGAGAATGGTCGAGAAGTAACATCTGTAAAAGAGGAGTGGGAAATCATCTCCGAATGCCAAGACGCCGATGAAAAGCCTGTGGTGAGTTCCGTATCGGTTTCGGACGCCGGAGCAGAGGCCTGCGCAACTCTCACTGTTCACCCTCGGAACGAGGGAAAGCAACATGTGGAGCTGAATGCTCGAAGCGTCTCGGTCGATGCATGA
- the LOC126623694 gene encoding lecithin-cholesterol acyltransferase-like 4 isoform X2 — protein MKRVVRRSAFGFESSVLTTCSGPSFGLVSILQQTGKTVSLDPNTRIVVPEGRYGLEAIDALDPDMVIGQECVYYFHDMIVELTKWGFQEGTTLFGFGYDFRQSNRLQETLDRLAAKLEAVYNASGGKKITIITHSMGGLLVKCFMCLHSDVFEKYVNKWIAIAAPFQGAPGYVTSTFLNGMSFVDGWEQNFFISKWSMHQLLIECPSVYELMACLDFQWEHPPLLEMWRGRPDGDERSQIMLESYPLVESVQIFKEALANNTVNYNVEDIPLPFNMEILKWANETRKIISRAKLPPQVKFYNIYGMNLETPHSVCYGNEETPVTDLQQLRYFQPTYVCVDGDGTVPVESAKADGLDAVARVGVPGEHRGILCERHVFRILKHWLKADHDPYYNPVNDYVILPTAFEMERHRENGREVTSVKEEWEIISECQDADEKPVVSSVSVSDAGAEACATLTVHPRNEGKQHVELNARSVSVDA, from the exons ATGAAGAGAGTGGTGCGGAGGAGCGCGTTTGGGTTCGAATCCTCGGTGCTGACTACATGTTCCGGACCAAGCTTTGGTCTCGTTTCGATCCTTCAACAG ACAGGCAAAACTGTGTCTTTGGATCCAAACACAAGGATAGTGGTTCCTGAAGGTAGATATGGACTTGAGGCAATCGACGCCTTGGACCCTGACATG GTCATTGGACAGGAGTGTGTATATTATTTCCATGACATGATTGTTGAATTAACCAAGTGGGGTTTCCAAGAGGGAACGACACTTTTTGGGTTTGGTTATGATTTCCGCCAAAGCAACAG gtTGCAGGAGACATTGGATCGCTTAGCTGCAAAACTAGAGGCAGTGTATAATGCTTCTGGAGGGAAAAAGATAACCATCATAACTCATTCTATGGGGGGCCTTCTAGTGAAATGTTTCATGTGCTTGCATAGTGAT GTTTTTGAGAAATATGTGAACAAGTGGATTGCAATTGCTGCACCATTCCAGG GTGCACCTGGATATGTCACTTCTACCTTTTTAAATGGAATGTCATTTGTTGACGGGTGGGAACAGaatttttttatatcaaaatggaGCATGCACCAACTG CTTATTGAGTGCCCGTCAGTATATGAATTGATGGCTTGTCTTGATTTTCAATGGGAACATCCTCCGCTTTTGGAAATGTGGAGAGGTAGGCCAGATGGTGATGAGAGATCTCAAATTATGCTAGAGTCTTACCCCCTGGTAGAGAGCGTCCAGATTTTTAAGGAGGCTCTTGCAAATAATACG GTCAATTATAACGTTGAAGATATTCCCCTACCATTTAATATGGAAATCTTGAAATGGGCTAATGAAACACGCAAGATTATATCTCGGGCGAAACTTCCTCCTCAAGTTAAATTCTACAACATATACGGGATGAATCTCGAGACACCTCATAGTGTTTG CTATGGAAACGAGGAAACACCGGTCACAGATCTACAACAGCTACGCTATTTCCAG CCTACGTATGTATGCGTCGACGGTGATGGGACAGTTCCGGTAGAATCAGCTAAG GCAGATGGTCTCGATGCTGTAGCAAGGGTTGGAGTCCCTGGCGAGCACCGAGGAATTCTTTGCGAGCGCCATGTGTTCCGGATACTCAAGCACTGGTTGAAGGCGGACCATGACCCGTACTACAACCCGGTAAACGACTACGTGATTCTACCCACTGCATTCGAAATGGAGAGGCACAGAGAGAATGGTCGAGAAGTAACATCTGTAAAAGAGGAGTGGGAAATCATCTCCGAATGCCAAGACGCCGATGAAAAGCCTGTGGTGAGTTCCGTATCGGTTTCGGACGCCGGAGCAGAGGCCTGCGCAACTCTCACTGTTCACCCTCGGAACGAGGGAAAGCAACATGTGGAGCTGAATGCTCGAAGCGTCTCGGTCGATGCATGA
- the LOC126623695 gene encoding 60S ribosomal protein L27-3-like: MVSFLKQNQAVLLLQGRYAGRKAVILKNFDKGTRDRPYGHCLVAGIAKYPSKVIRKDSAKKTAKKSRVKAFIKLVNHQHVMPTRYNLDVDLKEVATVDSLQTRDKKVAAAKEVKARLEERFKSGKNRWFFTKFRF; the protein is encoded by the coding sequence atggTGAGTTTTCTGAAGCAGAACCAGGCGGTGCTCCTCCTCCAGGGCCGGTACGCCGGGCGGAAGGCCGTGATCCTAAAGAACTTCGACAAGGGTACGCGCGACAGGCCGTACGGGCACTGTTTGGTTGCCGGGATAGCCAAATACCCGAGCAAGGTGATCCGGAAGGACTCCGCCAAGAAGACGGCCAAGAAGTCCCGGGTCAAGGCCTTCATCAAGCTCGTCAACCACCAGCACGTGATGCCCACGCGCTACAACCTGGACGTCGACCTCAAGGAGGTGGCGACCGTCGACTCGCTGCAGACGCGGGACAAGAAGGTGGCGGCGGCGAAGGAAGTAAAGGCCCGGTTGGAGGAGCGGTTCAAAAGCGGCAAGAACCGGTGGTTCTTTACCAAGTTTAGGTTCTAG
- the LOC126623696 gene encoding cysteine-rich and transmembrane domain-containing protein WIH2-like: protein MSHYNHDHHQAPPTSYLPPPAGAYQGHLPPSYPPPPEVQQGYSTITQGGPYVVVAPPVNYPMKSDGPPAGYPQEAAPYQQQQQPPKFHHQQRGGGFWAGCCSAMFCCCLCDLCCLPCAVV from the exons ATGAGTCACTACAACCATGATCATCATCAGGCTCCGCCCACTTCATACCTTCCTCCACCGGCCGGTGCATATCAAGGGCATCTGCCGCCGTCGTACCCTCCACCACCAGAAGTTCAGCAAGGATACAGTACTATAACTCAAGGTGGTCCGTATGTTGTTGTTGCACCACCAGTTAATTACCCTATGAAAAGTGATGGACCTCCAGCTGGATACCCCCAAGAGGCAGCTCCCTatcagcagcagcaacagccACCAAAATTTCATCACCAACAGAGAGGTGGTGGATTTTGGGCGGGATG TTGTTCTGCCATGTTTTGCTGCTGCCTCTGCGACCTGTGCTGCTTGCCCTGCGCAGTAGTTTAA